Within the Ciconia boyciana chromosome 19, ASM3463844v1, whole genome shotgun sequence genome, the region ATTTTCAGCACTGTCCATTTTTGATGGAGCACTACTTGATTTCACTGCATGTGGCTCAAGAGAAACATTatgcttcttttcctgttcGTCTTCATTAGTCTCTGGAATGctttcaccttttttctgttgaattatATTGCAGTCTCCTGGACCTTCTGAATGTCGATCCCCATCAGATGTTTTAGGCGTTTCCCTCAATGCAGCAAGGTTTTCACTTCCACACGTAAGTCCTTCTAGTTCTGATTTTACCAgactgtttttttcacattttagcCTCTTTGAGGGTCGTCTGTCAGCCGCTTTGCGTGAAGAACgctgttagaaaaaaaataagatccTAAAGCTTacttgaaataaaggaaaataaaatcaccatATCTCTTTAGTTGCAAGGCTGTATGTGGAACCAAAGGGCTCCATCAAGCAAGCGGCACCTTGATCCAAAGCTGCAttgctaagaaaaataattagtagaaaatgcatatgaaaagaagaaaagaggagcagATAGCTTACACTAAACCACAATGTACAGTCCATCACCAGTGGAAAGCTACTTCTCAAAGCATAAACAAGTACTGTAGGTGGCTAATCaccattttcatgttttcttagATGTGTAGATGGCAATTAATGTAGCAGAACGGACTATCACCCGGTATGGCAAAGCGTCCGGCTGCTTGCTAGCGGCACCGCGCACGGCGAACAGCCTACCACCGGCCTTTAAACAGCAATGAATCCGAAAGCTGGCCCTGTGGCACACAAATACGCCCCTGCACTGTATTTTTGCACACAGGTGTCTAACAAAGTGGCGGGAAGGCAGGAAAGGCGAAGAATTTAGTGAAATTCTCCAGGTAATTCCCTCATGGTGATGCTCAGTTTGTAGCTGTTAATAATTAGCGGCACCCCCCCCGCACTGTTActgccggccccgcggccctcttcccccagcccgaggccgccccggccccggccctctCCCTCCTACCGGGCTCGGCGGCGCTTCCCCCGCGGGCTGAGCAGAGGCGGTTGCCGGGCGCCCGCCCTCCAGGGACCCCTTCGCACAGCCCCCgggaggccgccgccgccgctgccgccctgGGAGAGCCGGGCCGCGGGGCTCCGTGCGGCTCCGCTCCCACgctccggccgccgcgcccgcccgccgcgctgggccgcccgccgccatcttggggAGGGCGCGGGAGCGCGCGCTCGCCATCTTGTGGAGTCTCTCGCCTCAGGGGCAGCCGGGCCTTGCCACCGCCTGTCTCCCGCCGTACCGGGCGGGCAGGTGGCCCCGCCGGGCCGACACGACGGGCGAAGGGAGGCCTCGTCCCCGCTCGGTGGTTGGGCGAGACGGGGCCTGGGCGGGGAGCCCGCCTCAGGGCCTGCTGCAAGCAGGgcggccagccccagcccatcacACAGACCCAGACCCCGACCCCGACCCCGGGCTTCGCCCAGAGGCAGTGTTACGTCAAAATAATCTTTAGCAAAGTGAAAAGAGGGGAGCTTGCCTCCAGATCTCCCTGATGGGCTgctgtctggggaaaaaaacaaacaaattctgCCTGATTGCTGTATAGCTTATAAACATTTCAGATCTTTTGCTTCCCATTGTGTCTTCCTTCTGGAGCAGCACTAGCTCTGGTTATAAGATGTGCAGTCGGGGAGTTATTATTCAGATATGCCTCTCAGTTCGTTTCCACAGCCCTCAGGGAGCAAATTATGTCAGTAATTCAAATCCCTCTTTAACTTCAAGGACTCTGACGATAGCAGATGAATTTCTGTGTAGCAAAGCAGCCCGACACCTAGATTTAAGTATGTAATTATCTTCACTTATTTTATTGGGAGAGGCAAGGTAGCACGTTTGCCCGTTTCGAGAAATTGTAGGCACTGCGTGCCCTGACGGTCCGCACTGGAGGAGGGACAGCAGCGCCTGCCACAATGGAGCCCAGGGGCTCTATCCATCACATTAAACTACAGCTCTCTCTTCTCTTAATTCAGTGCTTTGAGGACACTGTGGGGATTTCTAGAATTCTGTCCGGCTGAGGGCACAGGAACTTGTTTCTTTATAGTAGCCTTTAATATTCTTACTCATTGCAGAGCCATACCACAAGTCTCAGTGGTTTGAGGGTATTACCTATGCTTCTCAATCCAACTTAGCTAAAAAATGCTTGTCCGTTCATCCTGGCCTTAAAAAACATGAGCAACAATTTAAATCGCAGAAATAAGTGGCAAGAATGTACCTATGGGAATATTCAAGTAAGacttttttctcaaaagcatAAACTCTCCCAGTTAAACTGCAGATGTTCGGAGACAGGCCTGATACGTTGTTCTGCAATTTCTCTTGGTGCTCAGGGgtctttctgtgctttgttcTCTGCCTGAGATAATTCATATTCTTCTCCAAAAGCTTCTCGACTTGCTCCACTCGCTCACAGTGTTGTTGCTTGCAGCCACGGAATACAGATGATTGTTTTTATTAGGCAGTGAAAACTTATACTGTCTCGTAAACAGAAGAGGACTGGAACTGGCTGAagaacagcatttctgcagctggaaacCTTGGTGGTTGTTTTAATTTCCCCCACGAactgaaaacagtaagaaaaatttcattttgaaggttttaataaatacttttcaCAACACTGTACGTCTCTCATTCTTTATGCTGCTTCGTAAGATTGACATGCGTATGAGAGCTACGAGGGCAGGGGTGGCTAAGCCCTAAGCAGCCTCGCGTGCTTCGGTGACCCAGCACAGATGCGGGCTCACAGTCTGTGGCAGCACATGGGGTGGAGGTACACGACCACAAGCACCTGAGACTGTGCGGAGTGGCCTCGGACACTTCCGAGGGACAAAGCCCGTTGGGCAGATGAAGGCAGGATGCCAGAGCTCCCTCACAAAGCTCCTGTATTGCGGTCACCGCATTCTCCCCTATAACCACGTTACTTTGTGGGAAAATGGTGGCAATTTTGTAACTGCAGATGTTGTTGCATTTCCTGAAATACGGCTGATGCCTCTCTGAGAAAACAGCTGTCACGTAGCGCAGAGAGCACCCCGGGAGAGGCAAGCGAGAATGCAGATCCCCTCTGAGATCAGTCCACGTCTCAGCAGCAGGCAGTGTCTCCTGAGTGACTTGAAAGGCTACGCAGGGACTGCTAACAGCCAAGCAGCCCTTAAAGAGAATCAGAGCAGCGCAAACTATTTACATTAAATCCACATTTCCACATAAAAGAGGACTTATTTTCAACAACATTAAAAAGTGGTTTTTATTAGAATCTGTTGTCTAAGCAggcaggcaagaaaaaaaaaaaaaggctcttgTAAGCTCCCTCATTTTTATGAAAGTTGGCTGGCGGGTatagagcagcagctgaggagctTATTGAGCAGGAAGGGAGGTTCAGGCTGTGAAACTCGATGCGTAAATTAGCTTCTCACAGCACTTGTCTCTGCGCCTGTCACTTGCACCAGTGTCCCTGTCTGTTATAATCCTCCCAGTTCATTTGGCTAAACATTAGTGACATGCTAGGGACAGCAGCCAAAAAAAGTGTTGCCTGTAAACATACTGGCTGTTAACTGTTGAATGAGAGGTCTATCAAACTAAACAGCCATCCAGCGGGAGCACTGGCTGGTCTTTTCCTGCTATGGGAAAGTTCTTTTCAGCTGAGGtggctgaattatttttcattagcagcacttggaaagaaagcaggaggaggatcCACTGCCTAATAACCGGCACAGGGAGCCTCGCTCCCCGCCTCGACCACACTGCGGCATCCTTCCCGCCCGCCGCCTTCGCTGCCTCCCCAGCAGAGCACACACCAGCAGTATGGATTAATCTTCGCTCCAGATTTGAAGACACAACTTTTTAGCTGTTCTCTCCTGTCAAACGAGGTTGTCATGCCAACTCAGGTAATGACAGTGAATACTGAACTGCCAGTTTTGGGCTCCCAGAGGCACTGTCTCCTGGATGAATTTCTGGTGAGTTGATGCCCCAGCTAGAACCAAAACATTCAAGGGGGTCTGCGGCCCTCTGACACAGCTGTCCTGAGCGCTGCTGTCTTGAGTACCTTTGCACCACTCAAATTGAATAAGAccttcattttcattactgAGGAGTATTCACACCAGGAACTAGAGAGCCCTGACACATAAATTCCCTGTTATTTCTGATACATAATGAATCTTTATGCTCGCCCTGTGAGAAATCTCTTTTTGAGTCTTAGTTTGGATTTCTTTCTAGTATCTTATCAAGAACCAAATGTGGAAAGCCAGtatctgaagaaattaattaacaCAACTGAGCGGAGTACACAGGCTTTGCaagaaagagcagcaaagagaaaaactatGAAATTCATTAATGAAAAACCATAAGGGACAtctgagaaacagagaataCGGAGAACCCGTCTCCAGTTGGCTAGTTGCAGTACTTGTCTGACCGAGGAGCTGCATGGCACTGACCTCCCCGTGACGGGTACAACTGGAGATGCTGGACCCCTGCCCAAGGCCTGCTGCTGGCGCTCGGAGCCTCCCCGCTATCGATGCACATACCCAATTTTCATAACGATCTCTAGTGTTTACATGGCAAATCCCTTCCAAAGCGCTCTGCAAACACTGACCAATGAATCCCGGGCACCTGAGTTGCCCGAGGTTTCCTGCCCTTCCAAAGACCGTAATCGCTTTGAGCGGCGTTGATTTTTAAAGCGTTTCACACAACGCAAGTGAATCTCTCCCAGCACAAAGCATCCTGCTGAGACCAAATCATTACCAGTGCTCCAGGAATCTGATTACGCGGACTGTGGCAACTTAGCCTTGccattaaaaagcagaacagcagcttACAGAAATCTTTTCCTGACTTAATTGAATAGTTGCTTTAACTGCAGCCATGCGAACAAAcatcctctccccacctcctcctcctttttcataCCGCTTTGCTACAGGGACTACGGTTTCATTTACATCCAACCTGACAGCCGCTTCGAGGTTGTTCCCTGCTCGGCCAGCCCCGGGAGCCCAGCCGggcgcggcgccggggccgcccctcGCCAGACGCTGGGGGTCAGTGTGAGACCGGCGATGCGGAGCCACGCGTGGGCACAGCGGCCGCCGGCCACGCGGCTCTCCCAGccgggggcgaggggctgcgCTCACGGGGGCTTGCGAGGCCGTCGCGGTCCGTGGGGACCGCCTCCCCGCACAGTTATCGTGGAGGAAGCCCAGCTCCCTGTCAAGCCTTTTTGCCCTCCTGCGAGTGGCCCAGGTGTCCCTTTTTTTGCCTGGTTTCCGCGCCGGGGGAGCCCAGGTTGCTGGAGCAGGGGTGTGGAGCAGCTCTGAGAGTCTGCTGTTCCCAGCTGGCACGGATCTCGGGAACGAGCAGCTTCTCCCTGTTTCCTCCAGCCCACCCctgccctttctcttccccGGCTGCAGGTAGCCGAGCCACCTGTCCTGGCATTGCCACCCTGCCCGGCTGTCAGTGGGACAAGG harbors:
- the C19H1orf174 gene encoding UPF0688 protein C1orf174 homolog, yielding MASARSRALPKMAAGGPARRAGAAAGAWERSRTEPRGPALPGRQRRRRPPGGCAKGSLEGGRPATASAQPAGEAPPSPRSSRKAADRRPSKRLKCEKNSLVKSELEGLTCGSENLAALRETPKTSDGDRHSEGPGDCNIIQQKKGESIPETNEDEQEKKHNVSLEPHAVKSSSAPSKMDSAENLHNHACSEEESSCESVLSDGSSLEDGDLPKKPTQPDSSAFLDEDSNQPMPVDRFFGDVEFIQDLPAVALPSTTMSRREFRKLHFIAKEDEEEEEEDVV